The Medicago truncatula cultivar Jemalong A17 chromosome 7, MtrunA17r5.0-ANR, whole genome shotgun sequence genome includes the window GGGTTGGGTCAACCCAGAAAATCCGTCAAACCcactcaaaaaaatttaaaaaatgatttgggTTGGGTAATTGGTGTGTATGGTTTTCAAAAATGGAAAATCTGTAAAAATAAATGGGTCTTGGATAAAACCAGATTCAAACCCAAAAAACCCACTTACtcaataatgttaatattttctatctttattttcataagGTAAAAgaaacttatattttcaaaacatacGCATTGTACCCTATATattaaaaaggcttaattgcacttttagatccatatcttttcaaaagttgcggttatggatccctaactaatttaaatacaaaacagcccctatgttttgattctttgacagttttggacccgcagtccattgttgactcggtcaacgctgacgtggcaccctaagtaaggtgccacgtgtcaatttttatttttattttgccttgggggtccaaaactgccaaagaatcaaaacatagggggctgttttgtatttaaattagttaggggtccataaccgcaacttttgaaaagataggggtccaaaagtgcaattaagcctattaaaaattaaaacatactagagttacaaattaatatgttgcacttttttattattttgatactAAAGAAATTTTATGTCATGCAACTTTGATTTGTTGCAAGTGTTAcctaaaactttattttaggtaacactttcgtcctttatcttttttgatgaagtttattatttgatattctatgatgcataaaattatagtaaaataagttaaacattttttttaagaaaattaaaaagtagagtattattttaaaacaaaattatgaggacttgtcatttaatattaaaaaaaatagaaaaataagttgGGTAACCCATTACCCAATCCAACTCAAAAATTAATGGGTTTGTCCAAACTCACTCAATAGTATAATATGTGATTATTTTACATCACCCAAACCGGAGTACTCTATATAATTTGGTTTTGAGTATGGCCAAATCCACCCACGAACACCATAAAAAGTCAAGTCATCGGTGCATTATGATTTTCATAGTGTTCATTGACTTTGTGATCTAAATTCATGTGTATGTCGCCTACATAGGAGTGGAATAATTGTCAAGAGCATCACTAACAAACAATATATGAACAAGCCCTCATACAAGACATAATAAACCAAGCATATGGAAGTGGGCTGTGATAGGTTAGAAAACATATAGAGCTAGTTTGAACTTTGGATGAACTTTTCAACAAAATacttttcaaaaagaaaatttaaaggcaaaattacacaattaattCCTAACTTTATTTTAGATAACGCttttatcctttattttttttgtcacgatttagtcctttatgttataaaataacaacatagttatcttttttttatgaaaaaataataaaaaaaatcatcaaactcaatagcaaacgtaaatcttcatcatacaagcctagaaaatcaaatttctttgaaaaaaatttcataaaaaatgataagatattgtcattttataacataaaggactaaaccgtgacaaaaaaaagataaaggacgaaagtgttacctaaaataaagttaagggactgattgtgtaattttgtcaaatttaaacGTTGAAAAGtgaatgttaatatttttttttctttaaagcgAAAACTcaatttggtttttgaattgaCTCAATTTAgtcttccataaaaaaaatatatcaaattcgTTCTTGACATTTTTAAATCGAAGATCAATTAATCGCTTAATTATAATAAGATAAGGACTACCTTATCATATGTATAAAAATGTTATGTActattttagatattatttcgaaaaaatgactaaattgtACCATGAGAAAATTGTTGGGATCAATTCgagtataattaattatttctcTCATACTACTTACAATATTCATTATCTATCTAGGATGAGTTGTCAACTGTCATGCTTTGTTGTTTTTGCTGTGTACATGCTGGATTAGTTTGTTAGGCTTCCAAGTCACTGGAATTGGAAACCCAAATGAATTAGGTGGTTTAAGTGAggaggtagtttttttttaaatccaaattaaacaaaaagccatgtttttttcaaaaaaaaaaaaaaaaaaaaaaactaaaagagcAATGATACTACCTACCCAGATAAAACATGGAAGGGGTTGTTagatactatattttttttatcatgtcttCTAGATGATACATATTAGACCATAAGAAAAAGAGGAGTATAATAAAGATATATACTTTGAAATGGGTCAATGGTCAAAATCACACAATTCTGCAGTAGTGGAGTGTTTACAAAGAAGTTGGCCTGAGTAGCTCCCGAAAGCAACGTGCCTCGATCGGTCACTCATCACTATCAGTCAAATGTGTGTTTAAATCATGGAAAATATACTAAACAGTGCACATAAAACATTtgttaaaaagtaaatatagaAATGGTGTTGGAaaatgatgaataaaactttaTAAAAGTTTCAAAAATGATGTTTTCATTGTACTATTTTTAACTTTGTTAACCATGTAACAATTATCATGGGAAGCATATTATTCATCTGTCACTTATTAGAGCCATCTTTACAATTTTTTCGTCTTGGAGTAATGAAAACATAGTTAACACCAATAAGCACAATTAGtataattaaaaacacatttaTTTGGTGGGTGAATATTGATCAAGGTCATGAATAACAAACTCCACCATAGTCAAAGTCTCAAAATTCACAAATATCGttttgtctctctttctttccttttcccttCCAAATGCTAACTAAAACTCATCAAACCTTTATCACTCACTCTCACCAACACTTTCCATTTCCACTTTTCTTCCATCTAAAATGTCCCTTCTCTTCCATTTCCTTTTCCTTCTCCTCACTTTCCCCTCCATTTCCTTCTCCGCCACAACATGCCCCCTCAATATAACCATCCTCCGCCACATCGGCGACGGTTCAACACCTTCCATCTCCTCCGGCACTACACAGTGCCAAACCGTCCTCCAAGCTCTCCATCTCGTCCAAGCTGACTACCTCCGCCGCACCGGCTTCTTCGTCCCACCTCTCAACGCCTCCGAAGCATGCTGGTCATCTTTCCAATCTTTCATCGATGAATTTCAACCTAATTTCGATATTCGTTCCACTTGCGGTTTTCAAACCTCGTGGATCTCACAAGGTTGCCTCAACATGACAACCAAAgaacaatttgaaaaaaaaattgctaaacCTGCACTTCTATCTCTTCAATCGAGTTGTAACGTTTCTTTTGACAGAAACGATGCTTGTGCTCTTTGCACACCTAAACGCTCTGTAGCGCTTACTTATTTGACCGAAGTTACCGTCAGTAACGTCTCCGATTGTAATTCTTACACTGCCATTTACGCCGCTTCACTTTCCGATCACACTAGCGTCGGAGCTGCTAACTGTTTGTTTAatcttgatttttcttcttcgtcCAAATCTAGTAACAAGAATCGTAATCTTGTTATTGCACTTGTTACGGTTTTTGCTTTCTTAGGATTGTTGTTTATTGTtggattttggttttttcttaaACGGAGAAAGAGTATGAAAGAGAAGGTGAATCATAATAGGACTGAGATTGTTGTACGTTTAGGTTCGGGTTTGGATTCGATGAATCAGAGTACTACTTTGATTAGGTTTAGTTTTGATGAGATTAAGAAAGCAACTAGGAATTTTTCTAGGGATAATATAATTGGGAGTGGTGGTTATGGAAATGTTTATAAAGGTTTGTTGAATGATGGAACTGAAGTTGCATTGAAAAGGTTTAAGAATTGTTCTGTTGCCGGTGATGCTAGTTTTACTCATGAAGTTGAAGTGATTGCTAGTGTTAGACATGTTAATCTTGTTGCTTTAAGAGGTTATTGTACTGCTACTACTAATTTAGAAGGTCATCAGAGGATTATTGTTACTGATTTAATGGAGAATGGGAGTCTTTATGATCATTTGTTTGGTTCTTCGAAGAAGAAGTTGAGTTGGCCTGTTCGTCAGAAGATTGCTCTTGGCACGGCTAGGGGTTTGGCTTATTTGCATTACGGTGCTCAGCCTTCGATTATTCATAGGGATATTAAAGCTAGTAATATACTTTTGGATGAGAAGTTTGAAGCGAAGGTGGCGGATTTTGGATTGGCGAAGTTTAATCCCGAGGGAATGACTCATATGAGTACTAGAGTCGCTGGAACTATGGGGTATGTTGCTCCTGAGTATGCTATGTATGGACAGTTGACGGAGAGGAGTGATGTGTTTAGTTTCGGTGTTTTGCTTCTCGAGCTTTTGAGTGGAAGAAAGGCGCTTGAAACGAATGAGGATGGTCAACCCTCTGCTTTCAGTGACTTGGCTTGGTCGTTGGTTAGAAACAATAGGGCCTTGGATGTTATTGAAGATGGTATGCCAGAACCTGGTACACCAGAAATTCTCGAGAAGTATGTGTTGGTTGCTGTTTTATGTTCACATCCACAGTTATATGCGAGGCCAACGATGGATCAGGTCGTTAAAATGCTGGAGACAGATGATGAAGCAGTGCCATCAGTAGTGGAAAGGCCAATCCCTTTTATTGCTGGGCGACTTGATATCGAGAAATCTGCTAGCAGTAACTCGGGTCAGCTCTGCAGTCCTACTGGTTATCAAGCATATACATTGCAATTACAAAGTCGCCGCGCTTCTACTTGTAATGAAGTGGAAGAAAACTCGGAACGTGCTTCTAATTGTAAGGAAGAGGAAGGAAACTCGAGACGTGCTTCAAATTGTAAGGAAGAGGAAGGAAGCTCGAAACGTGCTTCTAGTTGTAAGGAAGAGGAAGGTAACTCAGAACCCAAGTCTGTAAGTAAGGATTGAGATTGAAGAAATATTAAGATTGTATTCTACTAGTCTGTATCAGCTTGATTTGTTAGTATATTTAGATTTTAGATTGTATGTTTTCTGAAGTGTTTTCTGTTGTAACTTGTAAAGCTTTAAAAGGATGtacaaaaattgtttttcacttttgtttttttctttctgtagAATTGATTTGATGGCAATAGAATATTATCAAGTTTTGCATAGTTTGATGAAATCAGATCAGGTGACACTTTTAGAACTTATTCCTGCCAAATATGACCAATAACAAGGTTTGGCATGTCATGCTGTCTCAT containing:
- the LOC25499056 gene encoding probable LRR receptor-like serine/threonine-protein kinase RKF3, encoding MSLLFHFLFLLLTFPSISFSATTCPLNITILRHIGDGSTPSISSGTTQCQTVLQALHLVQADYLRRTGFFVPPLNASEACWSSFQSFIDEFQPNFDIRSTCGFQTSWISQGCLNMTTKEQFEKKIAKPALLSLQSSCNVSFDRNDACALCTPKRSVALTYLTEVTVSNVSDCNSYTAIYAASLSDHTSVGAANCLFNLDFSSSSKSSNKNRNLVIALVTVFAFLGLLFIVGFWFFLKRRKSMKEKVNHNRTEIVVRLGSGLDSMNQSTTLIRFSFDEIKKATRNFSRDNIIGSGGYGNVYKGLLNDGTEVALKRFKNCSVAGDASFTHEVEVIASVRHVNLVALRGYCTATTNLEGHQRIIVTDLMENGSLYDHLFGSSKKKLSWPVRQKIALGTARGLAYLHYGAQPSIIHRDIKASNILLDEKFEAKVADFGLAKFNPEGMTHMSTRVAGTMGYVAPEYAMYGQLTERSDVFSFGVLLLELLSGRKALETNEDGQPSAFSDLAWSLVRNNRALDVIEDGMPEPGTPEILEKYVLVAVLCSHPQLYARPTMDQVVKMLETDDEAVPSVVERPIPFIAGRLDIEKSASSNSGQLCSPTGYQAYTLQLQSRRASTCNEVEENSERASNCKEEEGNSRRASNCKEEEGSSKRASSCKEEEELI